The proteins below come from a single Azospirillum thiophilum genomic window:
- the rplA gene encoding 50S ribosomal protein L1: MAKLGKRLTDAYKTVNRDSFYQLETAVSMLKGGAKAKFDETIEIAMNLGIDPRHADQMVRGVVNLPNGTGKTVRVAVFARGAKVDEALAAGADIVGGDDLAEKILAGNIDFDRCIASPDMMGVVGKLGKVLGPRGLMPNPKLGTVTPDVAGAVKAAKAGAVEFRAEKTGIVHAGVGKASFSEEALVQNIRAFVDAITRAKPSGAKGQYLLKVSLSSTMGPGVKLDLASVSAPASA; encoded by the coding sequence ATGGCGAAGCTGGGCAAGCGTCTGACCGACGCCTACAAGACCGTCAACCGCGACTCGTTCTACCAGCTGGAGACCGCCGTCTCCATGCTGAAGGGCGGCGCGAAGGCCAAGTTCGACGAGACCATCGAAATCGCGATGAATCTCGGCATCGACCCGCGCCACGCCGACCAGATGGTCCGCGGCGTCGTCAACCTGCCGAACGGCACCGGCAAGACCGTCCGCGTGGCGGTGTTCGCCCGTGGCGCGAAGGTCGACGAGGCGCTGGCCGCCGGTGCCGACATCGTCGGTGGCGACGACCTGGCCGAGAAGATCCTGGCCGGCAACATCGATTTCGACCGCTGCATCGCCTCGCCCGACATGATGGGCGTGGTCGGCAAGCTGGGTAAGGTGCTGGGCCCGCGCGGCCTGATGCCGAACCCGAAGCTGGGCACGGTCACCCCCGACGTCGCCGGCGCCGTCAAGGCCGCCAAGGCCGGCGCGGTGGAGTTCCGTGCGGAGAAGACCGGCATCGTGCATGCCGGCGTGGGCAAGGCCAGCTTCTCGGAAGAGGCACTGGTCCAGAACATCCGCGCCTTCGTCGATGCCATCACCCGTGCCAAGCCGTCGGGCGCCAAGGGCCAGTACCTGCTGAAGGTCTCGCTTTCCTCGACGATGGGCCCGGGCGTCAAGCTCGACCTCGCCAGCGTGTCGGCTCCGGCCTCCGCCTGA